Proteins encoded within one genomic window of Flavobacterium gilvum:
- a CDS encoding alpha-L-fucosidase, with protein MKKRHSVLGFTRSKLKFALYLSLVILFSIQSYSQGKEKSWEELKQNYEFPAWYTEARFGIWLHWGAQSQPDEGGGWYARHMYMQDVGSQTFGKDAYPNHLKQYGHPSKVGYKEVLQSWKAEKLNTDALMKYFKEIGAKYFMILAVHHDHFDDFNSTYQKWNSVNIGPKRDIVGDFRESARKYNMPFAVSSHDDRYLNWWLPAFGSDSSGPLKGVPYDGNLTKEDGKGLWWEGLDPADLYGLPPAKRTPEWIADMKKTWVLRHKELVTKYDVDMIWFDGYGFPYGEPGKEVCRTLFENSLKKNGKIMAVAAGKISEDDAIVKDIECGTSNGINLKPWQGIITTSSGWFYKKDREMVHNARTIIEMLADVNSKNGNLLLNMELLPDGSISPDEKAIFDEVGAWVNQNSAAIYASKPWRVYGDNLNSSLKRARNIANADLDALKKQAESEQFNQRTIKSLPYGNDEVRFTTKGDILYVFVLNPTEGEIALPTLGLKSKQAPKKIKSIKMLNGKKVAFEQTDEKLTLKIPANRPSKYAAVFEIKGAL; from the coding sequence ATGAAAAAAAGACATTCAGTTTTGGGTTTTACCCGGTCAAAATTAAAATTTGCTTTGTATTTGAGTTTGGTGATTTTATTCTCGATTCAATCCTATTCTCAGGGAAAAGAAAAATCCTGGGAGGAATTAAAACAAAACTATGAATTTCCCGCATGGTACACCGAAGCTCGTTTTGGAATCTGGCTGCACTGGGGAGCACAATCTCAGCCTGATGAGGGTGGTGGCTGGTACGCCCGCCATATGTATATGCAGGATGTAGGTTCGCAAACTTTTGGAAAAGATGCGTATCCCAACCACCTTAAACAATACGGACATCCTTCAAAAGTGGGATACAAAGAAGTTCTTCAATCCTGGAAAGCCGAAAAATTGAATACAGATGCTTTGATGAAATATTTCAAAGAAATTGGAGCTAAATATTTTATGATTTTAGCAGTACATCACGATCATTTTGATGATTTCAATTCGACTTATCAAAAATGGAATTCAGTAAATATAGGTCCCAAAAGAGATATTGTTGGCGATTTTAGAGAATCGGCACGAAAATACAATATGCCTTTTGCAGTGAGCTCACACGATGATCGGTATTTAAATTGGTGGCTTCCTGCTTTTGGTTCGGATAGTTCTGGCCCATTAAAAGGCGTTCCTTATGATGGAAATCTTACCAAAGAAGATGGGAAAGGTTTATGGTGGGAAGGACTTGATCCAGCCGATTTGTACGGACTCCCTCCTGCCAAAAGAACTCCAGAATGGATTGCCGACATGAAAAAAACATGGGTGTTGCGTCACAAAGAATTGGTAACCAAATACGATGTAGATATGATTTGGTTTGACGGTTACGGTTTCCCGTATGGAGAACCAGGTAAAGAAGTTTGTCGCACATTGTTTGAAAATAGTTTAAAGAAAAACGGAAAAATAATGGCTGTTGCTGCCGGAAAAATTTCGGAAGATGATGCAATCGTGAAAGATATTGAATGTGGAACATCTAACGGAATCAACCTAAAACCTTGGCAGGGAATCATAACAACCAGCAGCGGATGGTTTTACAAAAAAGACAGAGAAATGGTTCACAACGCTCGAACTATTATAGAAATGCTTGCCGATGTAAATAGCAAAAATGGGAATTTGTTACTAAATATGGAACTTTTACCGGATGGAAGTATTTCTCCCGATGAAAAAGCGATTTTTGACGAAGTGGGTGCTTGGGTCAATCAAAATAGTGCAGCCATTTACGCCAGTAAACCCTGGAGAGTCTATGGAGACAACCTAAATTCGTCTTTAAAACGTGCCAGAAATATCGCCAATGCCGACTTGGATGCTCTAAAAAAACAAGCCGAATCTGAACAGTTTAATCAAAGAACCATCAAAAGTTTACCTTATGGAAATGACGAAGTGCGATTTACTACCAAAGGTGATATTTTATATGTTTTCGTTCTGAATCCAACCGAAGGCGAAATTGCACTTCCAACATTGGGATTGAAATCAAAACAAGCACCAAAAAAGATTAAATCAATAAAAATGTTGAATGGGAAAAAAGTTGCTTTCGAACAAACAGACGAAAAACTGACTTTAAAAATTCCTGCAAATCGTCCTTCAAAATATGCAGCAGTTTTTGAAATAAAAGGGGCTTTGTAA
- a CDS encoding beta-N-acetylhexosaminidase, whose protein sequence is MVRTFLFALLLCSTLSFAQEVNIIPQPVQVTRNEGSFVVNSQTSLVVSNNKDKQTADYLNNYLSDHYGFKLPIVKKSNKNFIRLKSGKKVEGLKAEAYTLKSNEKGVEIKGNSGIGTFYGMQTLIQLLPVEKSSSLTIASVDVKDEPRFAYRGAMLDVGRHFFPVSFVKKYIDYLALHKMNYFHWHLTEDQGWRIEIKKHPKLTEIGSKRNGTIIGHAPGTGSDNTPEGGFYTQEEVKDIVKYASDRFITVIPEIEMPGHSSAAIAAYPELSCFPQEKTQLSDKMISDKSKEELANGRTKIVQETWGVFTDVYAPTEYTFKFLQDVIDEVVTLFPSKYIHIGGDESPKDAWKRSEFCQNMIKEKGLKDEHELQSYFIQRMEKYINSKGRTLIGWDEILEGGLAPNAIVMSWRGEKGGITAAKDKHQVIMTPGSHVYLDHSQTKDDKEVTIGGFTNLEKIYSYEPVPKELTADEAKYVMGAQGNVWTEYMQTPAKVEYMIFPRLSALSEVLWSPKENRNWSQFQSKIETQKKRYSIWGANYFAE, encoded by the coding sequence ATGGTTAGAACATTTTTATTTGCGCTGCTTTTGTGTAGCACATTATCTTTCGCTCAGGAAGTCAACATTATTCCTCAGCCAGTACAGGTTACAAGAAATGAAGGAAGCTTTGTGGTTAACTCACAAACGAGTTTGGTTGTGTCCAATAACAAGGATAAACAAACAGCAGACTACTTGAATAATTATTTGTCTGATCATTACGGTTTTAAATTGCCGATTGTAAAAAAATCAAATAAAAATTTTATTAGGTTAAAAAGCGGCAAAAAAGTTGAAGGCCTAAAAGCGGAAGCTTATACATTAAAATCAAACGAAAAAGGAGTTGAAATTAAAGGAAATTCTGGAATTGGAACTTTCTACGGAATGCAAACATTGATTCAATTGTTGCCAGTTGAAAAAAGCAGTAGCTTAACAATTGCATCAGTAGATGTAAAAGACGAACCTCGTTTTGCTTACAGAGGAGCTATGCTTGATGTAGGGCGTCATTTTTTCCCAGTTTCCTTCGTTAAGAAATATATTGATTATTTGGCTTTGCATAAAATGAATTATTTCCATTGGCACTTAACCGAAGATCAAGGGTGGAGAATCGAAATTAAAAAACACCCTAAATTGACCGAGATTGGTTCCAAGAGAAACGGAACCATTATAGGTCATGCACCAGGTACAGGAAGTGATAATACTCCCGAAGGGGGTTTTTATACACAGGAAGAAGTTAAAGACATTGTTAAGTATGCTTCGGATCGTTTTATAACGGTAATTCCCGAAATCGAAATGCCTGGACATAGTAGTGCGGCAATTGCGGCTTATCCAGAATTGAGTTGTTTTCCTCAAGAGAAAACACAACTTTCGGATAAAATGATTTCAGACAAAAGCAAAGAAGAATTGGCCAACGGAAGAACTAAAATAGTTCAGGAAACTTGGGGTGTTTTTACGGATGTGTATGCTCCAACCGAATATACATTCAAATTTTTGCAGGACGTTATCGACGAAGTGGTGACTTTATTCCCATCAAAATACATTCATATAGGTGGAGATGAATCTCCAAAAGACGCTTGGAAACGAAGTGAATTTTGCCAAAATATGATAAAAGAAAAAGGCTTGAAAGATGAACATGAATTGCAAAGTTATTTTATCCAGCGTATGGAGAAATACATTAATTCAAAAGGAAGAACATTGATAGGATGGGATGAAATTCTTGAAGGAGGTTTGGCACCAAATGCAATTGTAATGAGTTGGAGAGGAGAAAAAGGAGGAATTACTGCAGCCAAAGACAAACATCAGGTAATTATGACCCCGGGAAGTCATGTTTATTTGGATCACTCTCAGACAAAAGATGACAAAGAAGTTACCATTGGAGGTTTTACAAACTTGGAAAAAATTTACAGTTATGAACCAGTTCCAAAAGAATTAACTGCCGATGAAGCTAAATATGTTATGGGAGCTCAAGGAAACGTTTGGACAGAATACATGCAAACTCCTGCGAAAGTAGAATACATGATTTTCCCACGTTTGAGCGCTTTAAGCGAAGTATTATGGTCACCAAAAGAAAATAGAAACTGGTCACAGTTCCAGTCAAAAATAGAAACCCAGAAAAAAAGATACAGCATCTGGGGAGCTAATTATTTTGCAGAATAG
- a CDS encoding glycoside hydrolase family 3 C-terminal domain-containing protein — MNKRNLFRLATLFLLFSIVSNAQNTEKKYLFQNPKLSFEERVNDLVSQLTLEEKVAQMLNAAPAIPRLGIPAYNWWNETLHGVARTPFRVTVYPQAIAMAATFDKSSLFKMADYSALEGRVIYNKAVALGRTKEGYLGLTYWTPNINIFRDPRWGRGQETYGEDPYLTAMLGDSFVKGLQGDDPKYLKAAACAKHYAVHSGPEPLRHTFNTDVSAYDLWDTYLPAFQKLVVDSKVAGVMCAYNAFRTQPCCANDELMTNILRKQWNFKGYVTSDCQAIDDFFKTHKTHPDAESASADAVFHGTDLDCGNVAYRALVQAVKDGKIPESQIDISVKRLFMIRFQLGMFDPVLMVKYAQTPESVLENNEHKAHALKMAQQSIVLLKNENNTLPLNKKIKKIVVLGPNADNPISILGNYNGTPSKLSTVLDGIKEKVGKNTEVVYEKAVNFTNDTLLVYTAVKDQFSFEGKPGFKAEYFNNTNLSGSPEAVRTETELDHFWQEGEKVIGQINANNFSARYTTDFKATTDGTITFELSADDGYRFFVNGKQVIDTWRRNRWGSKTYKLETKKNSVYNLVVEYWQGEGKANIKLATGNLVRSDFNAILNRNKDADAFVFVGGISPQLEGEEMKVNYPGFNGGDRTSIMLPAVQTEFMKALNTTGKPVVFVMMTGSAIAIPWEAAHVPAILNAWYGGQAAGTAIADVLFGDYNPAGRLPVTFYKSDSDLPPFVDYTMENRTYRYFKGQPLFGFGYGLSYTTFNYDQMNVPESAPKGKEITASVRVTNTGKTFGEEVVQLYITNPDKSIKTPLKALKGFTRISLKSGESKIVSFPLTPNDLSYINSNGELTQFQGKIDVSIGGSQPDEALKTSGNIVKKSIKLF, encoded by the coding sequence ATGAATAAAAGAAACCTTTTTCGTCTGGCAACACTTTTTTTACTTTTTTCAATTGTCTCCAATGCCCAAAACACAGAAAAAAAATATCTTTTTCAGAATCCCAAATTAAGTTTCGAAGAAAGAGTGAATGACCTTGTAAGTCAATTAACTCTTGAAGAAAAAGTAGCACAAATGCTCAATGCTGCCCCAGCCATTCCAAGACTTGGAATTCCAGCTTACAATTGGTGGAATGAAACCCTTCATGGTGTGGCAAGAACACCGTTTAGAGTGACGGTTTATCCTCAGGCAATAGCCATGGCAGCAACATTCGATAAGAGTTCACTTTTCAAAATGGCCGATTATTCGGCACTGGAAGGCAGAGTAATTTACAATAAAGCTGTTGCCTTGGGACGTACCAAAGAGGGGTATCTGGGACTTACCTATTGGACTCCCAACATTAACATTTTTAGGGACCCCCGTTGGGGACGCGGGCAGGAAACTTACGGAGAAGATCCGTACTTAACCGCAATGCTGGGCGACTCTTTTGTAAAAGGGCTACAGGGTGACGACCCAAAATATTTAAAAGCAGCAGCCTGTGCCAAACATTATGCGGTTCATAGCGGCCCCGAACCTTTACGACATACTTTTAATACCGATGTAAGTGCATACGATCTTTGGGATACCTATTTACCGGCATTCCAAAAATTGGTAGTCGATTCAAAAGTAGCTGGAGTTATGTGTGCTTATAATGCTTTTAGAACGCAACCTTGTTGTGCCAATGACGAACTTATGACAAATATACTGCGCAAACAATGGAACTTTAAAGGTTATGTTACTTCTGATTGTCAGGCTATCGATGATTTCTTTAAAACCCACAAAACCCACCCGGATGCAGAATCTGCCTCTGCAGATGCTGTTTTTCATGGAACCGATTTGGATTGTGGCAATGTTGCTTACAGAGCATTGGTTCAAGCCGTAAAAGATGGCAAAATTCCGGAATCTCAAATCGATATTTCGGTTAAACGCCTTTTTATGATTCGGTTCCAATTGGGAATGTTTGACCCGGTTTTAATGGTAAAATATGCCCAAACACCAGAATCTGTATTAGAAAATAATGAGCACAAAGCTCATGCCCTAAAAATGGCGCAACAGTCAATTGTATTGCTTAAAAACGAAAACAATACATTGCCTTTGAACAAAAAAATCAAAAAAATTGTGGTTCTTGGCCCAAATGCCGATAATCCAATTTCAATTTTAGGAAATTACAATGGTACGCCAAGCAAACTTAGCACTGTTCTTGATGGAATTAAAGAAAAAGTAGGTAAAAACACAGAAGTCGTTTATGAGAAAGCCGTCAATTTTACAAACGACACCTTATTGGTTTACACTGCCGTAAAAGACCAATTTTCTTTTGAAGGAAAACCGGGTTTTAAAGCCGAATATTTCAATAATACAAACCTTAGCGGCTCACCTGAAGCCGTACGAACCGAAACGGAATTGGATCATTTTTGGCAAGAAGGCGAAAAAGTTATTGGCCAAATTAATGCCAATAACTTCTCTGCCCGTTACACAACCGACTTTAAAGCTACTACTGACGGTACTATCACTTTTGAACTTTCTGCCGATGACGGTTATCGTTTTTTTGTTAATGGAAAACAAGTCATAGATACTTGGAGAAGAAATCGATGGGGAAGCAAAACATACAAATTGGAAACCAAGAAAAATTCGGTTTACAATTTGGTGGTCGAATATTGGCAAGGAGAAGGAAAAGCGAACATCAAATTGGCCACCGGAAATTTGGTTCGCTCCGATTTTAATGCAATTCTAAACCGTAATAAAGATGCTGATGCTTTCGTATTTGTTGGTGGTATTTCACCACAACTTGAAGGTGAAGAAATGAAAGTGAATTACCCTGGATTTAATGGAGGCGACCGCACTTCGATCATGTTACCAGCTGTGCAAACAGAATTTATGAAAGCATTAAACACTACTGGAAAGCCAGTTGTTTTCGTTATGATGACTGGAAGTGCCATTGCGATTCCTTGGGAAGCCGCACATGTTCCTGCGATACTAAACGCTTGGTATGGTGGACAAGCCGCAGGAACCGCCATAGCCGATGTTCTTTTCGGCGATTATAATCCAGCTGGTCGTTTACCTGTCACTTTCTACAAAAGCGATAGTGATCTCCCTCCTTTTGTTGATTATACAATGGAAAACAGAACCTATCGTTACTTCAAAGGACAACCTCTATTTGGTTTTGGTTACGGATTGAGTTACACCACCTTCAATTACGACCAAATGAATGTACCCGAATCAGCTCCAAAAGGCAAAGAAATTACGGCCTCTGTAAGAGTTACAAATACCGGTAAAACTTTCGGAGAAGAAGTCGTACAACTTTACATCACCAATCCCGATAAATCAATTAAAACCCCATTAAAAGCATTAAAAGGTTTTACTAGAATAAGCCTAAAATCGGGAGAAAGCAAAATAGTATCGTTCCCGCTTACGCCAAATGATCTCTCTTATATCAATTCAAATGGTGAACTCACTCAGTTCCAAGGTAAAATTGATGTAAGCATCGGCGGAAGCCAACCTGATGAAGCTTTAAAAACAAGTGGAAACATCGTCAAAAAAAGCATCAAACTGTTTTAA
- a CDS encoding glycoside hydrolase family 3 N-terminal domain-containing protein produces the protein MKKRIYCVLFIALLFGTINAQMSKKSMIIPQSESIEKKVNDLLAKMTLEEKVYQLNMMCFGAGKNIAENAGLSGMDIFKKEGAKIASDFEANSVGSIARLPSDLDMQIGVDMINMLQKHAKEKTRLGVPLMVTNAGLHGLAVKGMSCFPQSIAMAATFNPALMEEIANAIGKETHSYGVRQLLTPVLDLGREPRHGRVEETFGEDPYLASRMGVAFIRGVQSNGVICTPKHFLANYVGDGGREGVNVTISERELRETHLVPYEAAVKEAGALGIMTAYNAINGVACTANPWLLTDVLRKEWGFQGIVVSDASSVNYVHLRHKHAATKGEAAALCLKAGLDVDLPRVNYYKELIGEVKEGCLSTEVLDESVRRMLRLKFRLGLFENAYGDLKETERIADAPDHRKLALTAARQSIVLLKNNESVLPLNSNLKKIAVIGPNADKLSVGGYSAADVKGNTPLTALKNYLGKEVVVKYAKGCGLVGEDTSGIDEAVKIANESDICVLFMGGAYGVTGGEGSERATLELMGQQELLIEKVTETGKPVVVVLLDGRPVVMNRWIKKVKGVVMAFYPGEEGGNAIAEVLTGKCNPSGKLPITFPMFTGQAPLTYDYRPYGREGGYAELPANDDRYIPQFPFGFGLSYTTFSYSNLKCTPEKSKDGVRVKVKVDVTNTGALGGDEVVQLYLSNNLCRITQPNQRLKGFSRIHLESKETKSVELILEAKDLSFLNEELKPEVGSGSYSVKVGSDCLHGLTETFKLTF, from the coding sequence ATGAAAAAAAGAATTTATTGTGTGCTTTTTATTGCATTGCTATTTGGAACAATAAATGCACAAATGTCTAAAAAATCAATGATAATCCCGCAAAGTGAGTCAATTGAGAAAAAAGTAAATGACCTTCTTGCCAAGATGACACTTGAGGAAAAAGTCTATCAGCTTAATATGATGTGTTTTGGTGCGGGAAAAAATATAGCAGAAAATGCCGGCCTTAGCGGAATGGATATTTTCAAAAAAGAAGGGGCAAAGATTGCCAGTGATTTTGAGGCTAATAGTGTAGGATCGATTGCACGCCTACCGTCAGATCTGGATATGCAAATAGGTGTTGATATGATTAATATGCTTCAAAAACACGCTAAGGAAAAAACACGGTTAGGAGTTCCCTTGATGGTAACGAATGCGGGTTTACATGGGTTGGCTGTGAAAGGGATGTCTTGCTTTCCGCAGTCTATTGCGATGGCTGCAACATTTAATCCTGCTCTTATGGAGGAAATTGCAAATGCTATCGGTAAGGAGACACATAGTTATGGGGTAAGACAACTATTAACACCGGTGCTGGATCTTGGTAGGGAACCTCGCCATGGTAGGGTTGAAGAAACTTTTGGTGAAGATCCTTATTTAGCTTCGCGAATGGGTGTCGCTTTTATACGTGGTGTGCAGTCGAATGGAGTTATTTGTACCCCAAAACATTTTTTGGCTAATTATGTTGGAGATGGTGGGCGTGAAGGCGTTAATGTAACTATTTCCGAGCGAGAGCTTAGGGAAACTCACCTAGTTCCTTATGAAGCAGCAGTCAAGGAGGCTGGTGCATTGGGTATTATGACCGCATATAATGCAATCAATGGTGTGGCCTGTACTGCAAATCCGTGGTTGTTGACCGATGTTCTCAGAAAAGAGTGGGGATTCCAGGGAATTGTAGTTTCGGATGCTTCATCTGTTAATTATGTTCATCTTAGGCATAAGCATGCGGCTACAAAGGGAGAAGCGGCAGCCTTATGTTTAAAGGCAGGACTGGATGTAGATTTGCCTCGTGTTAACTACTATAAAGAGCTTATAGGTGAAGTAAAAGAAGGATGCCTTAGTACAGAAGTTTTAGATGAGAGTGTGCGTCGTATGTTACGCTTGAAATTCAGACTCGGTTTATTTGAGAATGCTTATGGAGACTTAAAAGAAACGGAACGTATTGCTGATGCTCCTGATCATAGAAAACTTGCGTTAACCGCAGCCCGTCAATCAATTGTGTTATTGAAAAATAACGAATCGGTGTTGCCTCTAAATTCAAATCTGAAAAAAATAGCCGTAATTGGTCCAAATGCAGATAAGCTTTCAGTTGGGGGATATTCTGCTGCTGACGTAAAAGGAAATACGCCTTTGACAGCTTTAAAAAATTACCTGGGAAAAGAGGTAGTTGTTAAATACGCTAAAGGATGTGGACTTGTTGGTGAAGACACAAGTGGAATAGATGAAGCTGTGAAGATAGCCAACGAATCAGATATTTGTGTACTATTCATGGGAGGGGCTTATGGAGTAACAGGGGGAGAAGGCAGTGAGCGAGCAACTTTGGAACTAATGGGGCAGCAAGAGCTTTTGATTGAGAAAGTTACAGAGACCGGAAAACCTGTTGTGGTGGTGCTCTTAGACGGAAGACCGGTGGTGATGAACCGTTGGATTAAAAAAGTGAAAGGTGTTGTAATGGCGTTCTATCCGGGAGAAGAAGGAGGAAACGCTATTGCAGAGGTATTGACAGGGAAATGTAACCCATCCGGAAAACTTCCAATAACTTTCCCTATGTTTACCGGTCAAGCTCCACTGACGTATGATTACAGACCTTATGGTCGTGAAGGGGGTTATGCCGAATTACCAGCAAATGACGATCGCTATATACCCCAATTTCCATTTGGATTTGGATTATCTTACACAACTTTCAGCTATTCTAATTTGAAATGTACACCTGAGAAAAGCAAGGACGGAGTAAGGGTAAAAGTAAAAGTTGATGTTACCAATACTGGTGCTCTTGGCGGAGATGAAGTAGTACAGCTTTATTTGTCAAATAATCTTTGTCGTATTACTCAGCCTAATCAACGTTTGAAGGGGTTTTCCCGTATTCACCTTGAATCTAAAGAAACGAAAAGCGTTGAACTTATTTTGGAAGCTAAAGATTTATCATTTTTAAATGAAGAATTAAAACCTGAAGTCGGTTCAGGGTCGTATAGTGTCAAGGTAGGAAGCGATTGTTTACACGGATTGACTGAAACTTTCAAATTAACATTTTAA